In a single window of the Drosophila subpulchrella strain 33 F10 #4 breed RU33 chromosome X, RU_Dsub_v1.1 Primary Assembly, whole genome shotgun sequence genome:
- the LOC119558038 gene encoding uncharacterized protein LOC119558038, whose translation MVNRLTEQLVEAKSKCSDYRKAVKLNAWGSDLEDITICLRMPRLEVLALSVNKINTLSSLQNCHKLKELYLRKNEIPSFEELNYLSNAHSLTSLWLDDNPCAVAAGSKYRACVLRKLPQLKKLDNVDVSEQERQAALKQEYYPAPKSAISSPATEVGANKLKVTNSSSGSPSSSSSSAKACRERIEREEELERQEMERRRERQREQQEQRQLRQRDSFDGLPMQMQELAKPNRSAGGDAAELEGGACLSRTPSGPRTIAGSDHMRMAPNYQQGHQGHLGHQGHQGHLGHQGRLTPQAATQGYRANSSPAATAAAAALLGHGRMDSMDGRRRDLVDNMANGGGVTSVSAQSPVATTSYYAGNAGNSEERRYRQNSNLLSATLCLIREMDAPTLETLSRAIHDQVTSQTMNY comes from the coding sequence ATGGTTAACCGACTGACGGAGCAGCTGGTGGAGGCCAAGTCCAAGTGCTCGGACTACCGCAAGGCCGTGAAGTTGAATGCCTGGGGCAGCGATCTGGAGGACATCACCATCTGTCTCCGCATGCCGCGCCTGGAGGTCCTTGCACTGAGTGTTAACAAGATCAATACCCTGAGTAGTCTGCAGAATTGCCACAAGCTGAAGGAGCTGTATCTGCGCAAGAACGAGATTCCGAGCTTTGAGGAGCTCAACTATTTGTCCAATGCCCATTCCTTGACCTCCCTGTGGCTGGATGACAATCCATGCGCCGTGGCCGCCGGCTCCAAGTATCGGGCATGTGTGCTCCGCAAGCTGCCGCAACTGAAGAAGCTGGACAACGTGGATGTCAGCGAGCAGGAGCGCCAGGCCGCCCTGAAGCAGGAGTACTATCCGGCTCCAAAGAGTGCGATCAGTTCGCCGGCCACTGAGGTGGGTGCCAACAAGCTGAAAGTCACCAACTCGAGCTCCGGCTCGCCATCCAGTTCCAGCTCCAGCGCCAAGGCCTGTCGCGAGCGGATCGAGCGGGAGGAAGAACTGGAGCGGCAGGAGATGGAGCGCCGCAGGGAGCGTCAGCGGGAACAGCAGGAGCAGCGCCAGCTGCGCCAGCGGGATAGCTTCGATGGCCTGCCGATGCAGATGCAGGAGTTGGCCAAGCCGAACCGAAGTGCCGGCGGAGATGCTGCCGAGTTGGAGGGAGGAGCCTGCCTGTCCAGGACCCCATCGGGGCCGCGTACAATTGCAGGAAGTGATCACATGCGCATGGCGCCCAACTATCAGCAGGGACATCAGGGTCACCTGGGACACCAGGGACACCAGGGACACCTGGGCCACCAGGGACGGCTGACTCCGCAGGCTGCTACCCAGGGCTATCGTGCGAATTCCAGCCCTGCAGCCACAGCAGCCGCTGCCGCCTTGTTGGGCCATGGCCGCATGGATTCCATGGATGGCAGGCGCCGTGATCTCGTCGATAACATGGCCAACGGAGGTGGAGTGACCAGTGTATCGGCACAGTCGCCGGTGGCCACCACATCCTATTATGCTGGAAATGCTGGGAATTCCGAGGAGCGACGCTACCGCCAGAATAGCAACCTGCTATCGGCCACCCTGTGCCTCATCCGCGAAATGGACGCACCCACTCTGGAGACCCTCAGCCGTGCCATTCACGATCAAGTGACCAGCCAGACGATGAACTACTAA